TCTGCCAAAATAGGGAAATAATCGTAGACCATTGTAAGTTTGTCCTTAATCTCCTTTTTATCCCTGCATAAAAAGCCGCCCATCTCCAGATTTTCAAGCACCGTAAGCCTCGGGAATATCCTTCTCCCCTCAGGCACATGAGAAATACCGCATCCGACAATCTCATGTGGAGGATTATTTGTAATATTCTTATCCTTAAAAAAAATACCTCCTTTGAGTACCTTCACAATCCCTGATATTGTCATAAGGGTAGAGGTCTTTCCGGCACCGTTTGCGCCGATTATAGTGACAATCTCACCTCCTCTGATTTCAATGGAAACACCTTTTAATACCTCAATAAGGTCATAAGAGGCATGTATATTTTCTAATTTCAATAGACTCATGTTCATCCGAAAATAACCTCAAGTAAGCAGTAAGCGGTAAGCAGTTAGCAGATAAAGACCTGCCTTTACTGTTTACTGCTCACTGCTTACTGTTTACTATTTTCATTACCCTTTGTGATCGCCCCGCTCATGACGGTTCATCCGAAAATCAACCCCATCCCCACCCTAC
This region of Nitrospirota bacterium genomic DNA includes:
- a CDS encoding ABC transporter ATP-binding protein, yielding MSLLKLENIHASYDLIEVLKGVSIEIRGGEIVTIIGANGAGKTSTLMTISGIVKVLKGGIFFKDKNITNNPPHEIVGCGISHVPEGRRIFPRLTVLENLEMGGFLCRDKKEIKDKLTMVYDYFPILAERSRQFGGTLSGGEQQMLAIGRALMCGPKLLLLDEPSLGLAPMVVSKIFEIIRVINKQGVTVLLVEQNARAALMLADRGYVMETGTITMSDNAKDLAADKRIREAYLGE